The nucleotide window CTTCCATATTGCCCATGAAGTACAGCGACAGCGGGTTGGGCGTGGAGAAGCTGTCGGTCGGCAGCGGGTAGTTGCTGGTCTGCATCGGCTTGACCAGGCGCGGCGTGATGATGAACACCAGCTCGGACAGGTCCTGCTGGTATTGCGTGCTGCGGAACAGCGTGCCCAGCACCGGCACTTCGCCGGCGCCCGGCAGCGCCTTGAGCGAGCCGCGCGCGCTGTCGGTCAGCAGGCCGCCGATGGCGAAGCTCTCGCCGTCGCGCATCTGCACGGTGGTCGAAGCGCGGCGGGTGGTGATGACCGGCAGGATGGTCTGGCCTGCCAGCGTGCCGCCACGGATGGTGGCGCCCGTGGGCGAGAGCTCGGACACTTCCGGCGCAACCTTCAGGTGGATGCGGCCATTGGCCAGCACCGTGGGCGTGAACTTCAGGCCGACGCCGAACTCTTCTTCCTGCAGCGTGACGGTGCCCGCGCCGTTCAGCACGTTGGCCTGCGCCACCGGGATATAGATCTTGCCGCCCGCCAGGAAGCTCGCTTCCTGCCCGCTGATGGTAACGAGGTTCGGCTCGGCCAGGATCTTGACCAGGCTGTCGTTCTTCTGCGCGTCGAGAGCGAACTCGAACGGCCGGTTGTTGGCCTTGCTGCCGAAGATCGCTGTCGATGCACCGGTCAGCAGCGACGTCACCAGGCCGCCGCTCCAGGAGCCGAAGCCGCCCTGCAGGTTCACCGCGGAACCGAGCTGGTTCAGCAGCGTCTTGGAGACTTCGGCCACCTTCACTTCCAGCATCACCTGCTGCGGCGTGTCGACCGACAGCATGTTCAGCACGCTGCCCTTCTTGTTGCCGTCGCCGCCCTGCGCCGCATTGGCGTAGGCCTGCGCGATCTCCATGGCCTGCTGCGCCGCCTGCGCGTTGGTGACACTGCCGGTCAGCACGAGGTTGTCCGCCGCCGTGGTCACGCGGATGCCGGGCTCGCCGGGCAGCAGCTGGCCGAGCGAGGTCTGCAGCCCGCCGGCATCGGCGTTGACCACCACGTTGATGATGCTGCAGCTGCCGCTGCGGCCCTGCACGATCATGTTGGTGGTGCCCACCGTGCGGCCCAGCACATAGAGCGTCTGCGGCGCCACCATGGTGGCCTGCACCACGCCCGGGTTGCCCAGGGTACGGTTGCGCACCGGCTCCTGCAGCGTGATCAGCTGCGACTTGCCGACCGGAACGACCACGCTCGATTCACTGCGGATGGCGCCCGTGCAGTTGGGCCCGCGCGCCTCCGCGGCCGGCGCGGCCGGTGCCTGCGCGGCCGGCGCGGCGCCGGGCGTCATGCTGATGGTCATCTGCATCGGGCCCTGGGGCGCCCTGGCGGCGGCCGGTGCTGTGGCCTTGGTCAGGTTGCCGGCCTCGACTGCGGCCTGCGCCGCGGCGGCAAGAGGCGTGCACAGGATGGCGGCCAGCACCAGGATGCGGGTGCCGCCGGCGGCTTCGGATCGTGTCTGGTTCATTTTGAATCTCCCCCCGGAGAGGCTGTGTTGCAGCTCAGAATTCGTGGATGCGTGGGTGCAGGCGCTCAGAAGCATTCGATGCCGCCCTGCATGCCTGCCAGCACGCCGATGCAGTTGCCGCGGGCGGGCGCTGCCGCCACCGTGCGCGTCTTGACCACGGTGCGGGTCTCGGTCTTTGTCACGACCTTGGCCGGTGCCTCGGGTGCCTTGCCCAGCAGCGTTCCCTTGGTGGCGCCGCCGGTGTTGATGTCGGCCACGTCGAGCTGGTTGCGCAGCACCAGCGAGAGCGTGCCCACGCTGCGCGCCACGTCGAGCTTCTCGGCCTGGTCGGGCGTGACTTCGAGGGTCACGGCGTTGACCACCTTGGGCTGGGTTTCGTCGCGGCTGACCTGCTGCGCGACCGCCAGCACCAGGATCTTCTCGAGCACGATCTTCGAGATGCTGCTGTTCTGGTTGCTCTTCGCTTCTTCGTTGGTGTTGACGATCACGTCGACGTAGTTGCCCGGCAGCGCGAAGCCGGCCACGCCCACCACGTCGTTGACGCGGACCGTGATGGCGCGCTTGCCGTCGTTGATCACCGCCGACAGCCCGCCCTTGGTGCCGACCGGTGCCAGCTTGGCGTCCAGGATCGGTTCGCCGCGCTGCAGGCTGGTGCGGACCACGCGACCTTCCAGCGCCTTCAGGTCAGTGAAGGCACCGGGCGGCACGCTGCCCGCCGGCCAGCTGACCATGCGCAGTTGCCCGCCATTGAGCGGCTGGCCCAGGTTGAGGTCGTTGGCCGCCACCACCACCTGCTTCACGGAGCCGGACGACTGCTGCACCAGCCATCGCGACGCCGATACCACCGCCGCCACGCCGGCGACCAGGGCGATCAGCAGCATCAGGATTGCGCGTGTGTTCTTCATGATGACTCTCCCCTACAGTTGTCCCGAGTATTCGGTAGTGCAGTTCAGCTGGCGGCGCGGTGATCGTCCGCCCATCGGTGAGCGGCGCCCAGATGCGGCATCGGTTCGGCCGGAGTGCGCAGTCCGTAGTAGCTCTGCCACGCCGACACCAGCCCGGCCTCGGTGACCTGCGTGGCCTGCCCGTGGTAGCGCACCCCGGAATCCACCAGGCGCAGCAGGTCGCGCGGAATGCACGCCAGCAGCGGCGTATCGCTGGCGTAGTGAAGGCTGTCGACCAGGAAATCGAACACCGCGTCGGTGCTGGTCAGCCCGAATTCGGCGACGGTGCGGTGATAGATCTCGCGGTAGTCGTCCACCGACAGCGGCCCCACATAGAGCTTGCTGCCCAGCCGGCGCAGGAAGGCATCGTCGCCGAGCGCCGTCGGCTCGAGATTGGTAGAGAACACCGGCCAGACGTCGAACGGAACGGAGAAGCGCACGCCCGTATGCAGCGTGAACATGTCGACCGAGCGGTCCAGCGGCACGATCCACCGGTTCAGCAGGTCGGCGACGCCGACCAGTTGCCGGCCCAGGTCGTCGACGATGTAGATGCCGTTGTTGGCCTTCATGTGCGGGGGCGCCTGGTAGAAGCCGGAGGCGCGGTCATAGCGCAGGTCCAGCATCGACAGCGTCAGCTCGCCGCCGGACAGCACCACCGGGCGGTGGCACAGCGTCCAGCGCCGATCCAGCGAGCGGTGCGCCAGCGAGGCTTCGCTGTCGTCGAAGGGCACATGGACCAGCGGGTCGAACACCTGGACGATCTCGCCGCCCACGGTGATCGCGTGCGGCACCGGCACCGCGCCGGGCAGCAGCGTGCCCAGCCGTTGTGCCAGGTAGGTCTTGCCGCTGCCGGCCGGTCCGTAGATCATCAGCGCGCGGCAAGTGTTCAGCGCCATGCCGATCGAATCGAGCAGCTGCACCGGGATCACCAGGTCATGGAAGGCCGCGGTGACGTCGGCCTTGGTCACGCTGGCGTGGTTGACGGAGTGATGCCTGACGGCGTCGATATACGCGTCGAGCGTGACCGGCGCCGTGCCGACATAGCTGCAGCGCGCCGCGGCTTCGGCCGCGCGGGCATAGCCTGCATCGGTCAGGCGGAAACGCACATCCAGGTCGCTGGCGCCGCGGTGCGCGATCTCCAGCAGGCGCTCGCGCACGGCGACGGCGGCGATCTCATTGACCACCAGTGCCGGCAGCTTGAGCGTGTCGGTCAGTACCGCCAGCGTGACGGTGCGGTGCTGGTAGGCGGACTTCATCAGCAGCCCGAGCAGCTGCGCGATCTCAAGCCCGGTATCGGCGATCGTGCGCGGCAGCACGTGCCACGGCGGCAGCGGCGGCGTGCCATGCTCGGCGCGAACATTCCTGCCGGTCGCGACGGGCTCGAGGAGCCGTGGTGCGTGACCTGTGTCGTGATGCTCGTTCATTGCCTTCCCCCGTTCCTGATCAGTTCGTTCTTGTTGCCGCAGCGCCCCGCTGCTGGCGGTGCG belongs to Cupriavidus taiwanensis and includes:
- a CDS encoding type II and III secretion system protein family protein, which gives rise to MNQTRSEAAGGTRILVLAAILCTPLAAAAQAAVEAGNLTKATAPAAARAPQGPMQMTISMTPGAAPAAQAPAAPAAEARGPNCTGAIRSESSVVVPVGKSQLITLQEPVRNRTLGNPGVVQATMVAPQTLYVLGRTVGTTNMIVQGRSGSCSIINVVVNADAGGLQTSLGQLLPGEPGIRVTTAADNLVLTGSVTNAQAAQQAMEIAQAYANAAQGGDGNKKGSVLNMLSVDTPQQVMLEVKVAEVSKTLLNQLGSAVNLQGGFGSWSGGLVTSLLTGASTAIFGSKANNRPFEFALDAQKNDSLVKILAEPNLVTISGQEASFLAGGKIYIPVAQANVLNGAGTVTLQEEEFGVGLKFTPTVLANGRIHLKVAPEVSELSPTGATIRGGTLAGQTILPVITTRRASTTVQMRDGESFAIGGLLTDSARGSLKALPGAGEVPVLGTLFRSTQYQQDLSELVFIITPRLVKPMQTSNYPLPTDSFSTPNPLSLYFMGNMEGDGKRPTQPAPAPSQPAAPAAVPAAPPAAPRSEGAPATAVSAVPTGRPLEDPAPATAQPAAAASPRPSLPAPAAPARSSTVATPPAEDTAARIARIEATAARLAQARATATAGRTASGGN
- the cpaB gene encoding Flp pilus assembly protein CpaB; translation: MKNTRAILMLLIALVAGVAAVVSASRWLVQQSSGSVKQVVVAANDLNLGQPLNGGQLRMVSWPAGSVPPGAFTDLKALEGRVVRTSLQRGEPILDAKLAPVGTKGGLSAVINDGKRAITVRVNDVVGVAGFALPGNYVDVIVNTNEEAKSNQNSSISKIVLEKILVLAVAQQVSRDETQPKVVNAVTLEVTPDQAEKLDVARSVGTLSLVLRNQLDVADINTGGATKGTLLGKAPEAPAKVVTKTETRTVVKTRTVAAAPARGNCIGVLAGMQGGIECF
- a CDS encoding ATP-binding protein, with product MNEHHDTGHAPRLLEPVATGRNVRAEHGTPPLPPWHVLPRTIADTGLEIAQLLGLLMKSAYQHRTVTLAVLTDTLKLPALVVNEIAAVAVRERLLEIAHRGASDLDVRFRLTDAGYARAAEAAARCSYVGTAPVTLDAYIDAVRHHSVNHASVTKADVTAAFHDLVIPVQLLDSIGMALNTCRALMIYGPAGSGKTYLAQRLGTLLPGAVPVPHAITVGGEIVQVFDPLVHVPFDDSEASLAHRSLDRRWTLCHRPVVLSGGELTLSMLDLRYDRASGFYQAPPHMKANNGIYIVDDLGRQLVGVADLLNRWIVPLDRSVDMFTLHTGVRFSVPFDVWPVFSTNLEPTALGDDAFLRRLGSKLYVGPLSVDDYREIYHRTVAEFGLTSTDAVFDFLVDSLHYASDTPLLACIPRDLLRLVDSGVRYHGQATQVTEAGLVSAWQSYYGLRTPAEPMPHLGAAHRWADDHRAAS